A stretch of Colletotrichum lupini chromosome 2, complete sequence DNA encodes these proteins:
- a CDS encoding RTA1 like protein, with protein sequence MAGPPPPLPPYIVTFGPKSNCTLDICPLEYSLYKYRPNLAVNILFLALFALAGAVHVFLGIKWRQWWFMAFMLAGCLSEIVGYVGRIVMYKNPFEFIAFMLQIVFITSGPVYYTAAIYVTISKAIESFAPELSRIPTKYIYWLFISFDVFCLVLQAAGGALSTTSSGSSDVGVDLAMAGLVIQVIVLVAFCSLFADYMIRYARSDVARALTRREKTFFGFLALAVVLILARCAYRVDELSEGYSNSDKITNEGLFIGLEGVLIICAVFALCLGHPGLLFGKPKASNGVRKESSVESGTESAAAEVERK encoded by the exons ATGGCCGGCCCCCCGCCCCCTCTCCCGCCCTACATCGTAACCTTCGGGCCCAAGTCAAACTGCACCCTCGACATCTGCCCGCTCGAGTACAGCCTGTACAAGTACCGCCCCAACCTGGCCGTCAacatcctcttcctcgccctCTTCGCCCTCGCCGGCGCCGTCCACGTCTTCCTCGGCATCAAGTGGCGCCAGTGGTGGTTCATGGCCTTCATGCTAGCCGGCTGCCTCAGCGAGATTGTCGGCTATGTGGGCCGCATCGTCATGTACAAGAACCCGTTCGAGTTTATCGCCTTCATGCTCCAGATCGTCTTCATCACCAGCGGGCCTGTGTACTACACCGCCGCCATATATGTTACCATTTCAAAGGC CATCGAATCCTTCGCCCCAGAGCTCTCCCGCATCCCCACAAAGTACATCTACTGGCTCTTCATCTCCTTTGACGTCTTCTGCCTCGTCCTCCAGGCCGCCGGCGGCGCCCTGAGCACCACCTCCTCGGGCAGCTCCGACGTGGGCGTCGACCTCGCCATGGCCGGCCTCGTCATCCAGGTCATCGTCCTCGTCGCCTTTTGTTCGCTGTTCGCCGATTACATGATCCGGTACGCGCGGTCCGACGTCGCGCGGGCGCTGACGCGTCGCGAAAAGACGTTTTTCGGGTTCCTGGCGCTGGCGGTCGTGCTCATCCTCGCGCGGTGCGCGTACCGTGTCGACGAGCTGAGTGAAGGGTATTCAAATTCGGATAAGATTACGAATGAGGGGTTGTTCATTGGGTTGGAGGGAGT CCTCATCATTTGTGCAGTCTTTGCGTTATGCCTTGGACACCCTGGGCTTCTGTTTGGCAAGCCTAAGGCTTCGAACGGTGTGAGAAAGGAGTCGAGTGTAGAGAGCGGCACCGAGAGTGCCGCGGCGGAGGTGGAGCGCAAGTGA
- a CDS encoding GPI anchored serine-rich protein, whose product MRYAAVALAVAGAVMATADEPASTVFSTKYFTITSCAPEVTNCPARSTVVSSSVVAVPTTPAVSVTESGVKPTATAPVVVVPPPSGGNSTAPPSVPAVPKPTTESGAKPVPVTTGGVAPSVSAPATLATSAAASVCGGSSVKTISTSVTTVIPTVIYETVQIPCPTPSKPSATIPGVPTGGNGTAVPPTKTPVTAGAAGLTGSAILAAVAGVAAFAFA is encoded by the exons ATGCGTTACGCTGCTGTCGCCCTTGCCGTCGCTGGTGCCGTCATGGCCACCGCTGACGAGCCCGCCTCCACCGTCTTCTCCACCAAGTACTTCACCATCACCTCCTGCGCTCCCGAGGTCACCAACTGCCCTGCCCGCAGCACCGTCGTCTCCTCCAGCGTCGTGGCCGTCCCCACCACCCCCGCCGTCTCCGTCACCGAGTCCGGCGTCAAGCCCACCGCCACCGCTcccgtcgtcgtcgttcCTCCCCCCTCCGGCGGCAACAGCACCGCTCCCCCCTCCGTCCCCGCGGTCCCCAAGCCCACCACCGAGAGCGGTGCTAAGCCCGTCCCCGTCACCACCGGCGGCGTTGCCCCCTCCGTCTCTGCCCCCGCCACCCTGGCCACCAGCGCCGCTGCCTCCGTCTGCGGTGGAAGCTCCGTCAAGACCATCTCTACCAGCGTCACCACCGTCATCCCCACCGTCATCTACGAGACCGTCCAGATCCCTTGCCCTACCCCCAGCAAGCCCTCTGCGACTATCCCTGGTGTCCCTACCGGTGGCAACGGAAC TGCTGTTCCCCCCACCAAGACTCCCGTCACTGCCGGTGCCGCTGGCCTGACCGGCTCCGCCATCCTGGCCGCCGTCGCCGGTGTTGCCGCCTTTGCCTTCGCATAA